Proteins encoded within one genomic window of Setaria italica strain Yugu1 chromosome IV, Setaria_italica_v2.0, whole genome shotgun sequence:
- the LOC101753109 gene encoding berberine bridge enzyme-like 18 — MATFRGLAALALILTFSSCCYLTTPTSATPDSDGFLQCLLGNIPSGLIYTQGASNFTDVLASSVHNPRVYTGDMVRPLCIVTATDASHVQAAVRCGRAHGVRVRVRSGGHDYEGLSYRSLQQGDVFGVVDLAGIRAITVGSDAVWPLAPTAWVESGATLGELYYTVAKNNSEVAFPAGICPTIGVGGHFSGGGIGMLMRKFGLSIDNILDAKLVNADGDLVDRAAMGEDLFWAIRGGGGGNFGIVVSWKVSLVKVPSTVTAFNIVRTVDQGAIDVLTRWQEVGPTLPFDINMRVIIMGQQVTFQSLYLGKCSDVVPMLSNLFPELGMTGGDCLEMTWLQSVVFFNSWNPNAPVESLLSRGTSLSTFTKNKSDYVRRAIAKDDWNKIFPWFAMDGAGMIILEPHGGFIDTIPASATPYPHRSGVLYNIQYITFWPWGNDGSAATSWINNFYDFMGQYVCKNPRVAYVNYRDLDIGVNTVVNDVTTFDGGKVWGEKYFAGNFRRLAAVKAAVDPTDFFRSEQSIPPLVQGNRWGKRLGLHE; from the coding sequence ATGGCAACGTTCAGAGGCCTAGCCGCACTAGCGCTCATCCTCACCTTCTCCTCTTGCTGTTACCTCACCACTCCAACCTCGGCTACGCCTGACTCCGACGGCTTCCTGCAGTGCCTGTTGGGGAACATCCCCAGCGGGCTCATCTACACGCAGGGCGCGAGCAACTTCACCGACGTGCTGGCGTCCTCCGTCCATAACCCCAGGGTCTACACCGGCGACATGGTGCGGCCGCTCTGCATCGTCACGGCCACCGACGCCTCCCACGTGCAGGCCGCCGTGCGCTGCGGCCGCGCGCACGGCGTGCGCGTCCGCGTCCGCAGCGGCGGGCACGACTACGAGGGCCTCTCGTACCGGTCCCTGCAGCAGGGCGATGTGTTCGGGGTGGTCGACCTCGCCGGCATCCGCGCCATCACCGTCGGCTCCGACGCCGTGTGGCCGCTGGCTCCCACGGCGTGGGTCGAGTCCGGCGCGACGCTCGGGGAGCTCTACTACACGGTCGCCAAGAACAACTCCGAGGTCGCGTTCCCGGCCGGCATCTGCCCGAccatcggcgtcggcggccacttcagcggcggcgggatcggCATGCTGATGCGCAAGTTCGGCCTCTCCATCGACAACATCCTCGACGCCAAGCTGGTGAACGCCGATGGCGACCTCGTCGACCGGGCGGCCATGGGGGAGGACCTCTTCTGGGccatccgcggcggcggcggcgggaacttcGGCATCGTCGTGTCGTGGAAAGTGAGCCTCGTCAAGGTCCCGTCCACCGTCACGGCGTTCAACATCGTGAGGACGGTGGACCAGGGCGCCATCGACGTCCTGACCAGATGGCAGGAGGTTGGGCCGACGCTCCCCTTCGACATCAACATGCGGGTGATCATCATGGGACAGCAGGTGACGTTCCAGTCCCTGTACCTCGGCAAGTGCAGCGACGTCGTGCCGATGCTGAGCAACCTCTTCCCGGAGCTGGGCATGACGGGCGGCGACTGCCTCGAGATGACCTGGCTGCAGTCAGTGGTCTTCTTCAACTCCTGGAACCCCAACGCGCCGGTGGAGTCGCTGCTCAGCCGCGGCACCAGCCTGAGCACCTTCACCAAGAACAAGTCCGACTACGTCCGGCGTGCCATCGCCAAGGACGATTGGAACAAGATCTTCCCCTGGTTCGCCATGGACGGCGCCGGGATGATCATCCTCGAGCCACACGGGGGGTTCATCGACACCATCCCGGCGTCGGCGACGCCGTACCCGCACCGGAGCGGGGTGCTGTACAACATCCAGTACATCACCTTCTGGCCTTGGGGCAACGacggctcggcggcgacgagctggATCAACAACTTCTACGACTTCATGGGGCAGTACGTGTGCAAGAACCCGAGGGTGGCGTACGTGAACTACCGGGACCTGGACATCGGCGTGAACACGGTGGTCAACGACGTCACCACGTTCGACGGCGGCAAGGTGTGGGGCGAGAAGTACTTCGCCGGCAACTTCCGAAGGCTCGCCGCGGTGAAGGCGGCGGTGGATCCAACCGACTTCTTCAGGAGCGAACAGAGCATCCCGCCATTGGTCCAAGGCAATCGTTGGGGAAAGCGTTTGGGCTTACACGAATAG